The following are encoded together in the Roseivirga misakiensis genome:
- a CDS encoding LytR/AlgR family response regulator transcription factor, with the protein MRKENNILIPTTKGVQLEKIKNILCVCAEGSYSELILTSGAKHMISKNLSNLTSLLPDQTFFRIHSSVIINISHIVEIIENEVVMTNDFHFPIAQRRKKEFLEFLKRNSLAL; encoded by the coding sequence ATGAGAAAAGAAAATAACATACTCATACCAACAACTAAGGGCGTGCAACTCGAGAAGATCAAAAACATTCTTTGTGTATGTGCAGAAGGAAGTTATAGTGAACTCATTTTAACCTCAGGTGCCAAGCATATGATAAGTAAAAACCTATCGAATCTTACGAGCTTATTACCTGATCAAACATTCTTTAGGATTCATTCTTCAGTAATCATTAACATAAGTCATATAGTGGAAATCATTGAAAATGAAGTGGTCATGACAAATGATTTTCATTTTCCTATAGCACAACGTAGGAAGAAAGAGTTTCTCGAGTTTCTCAAAAGGAATTCTCTGGCCTTGTAG
- a CDS encoding vanadium-dependent haloperoxidase has product MKKIHEMKKHYLLLALTVLLFSACDSGKKEITISSDVYHDSMEKLSEVIVHDIFSPPVASRIYAYPSIGMYEILAKTDPAYKSLAGQLTELTAIPEPTEEVSYELAALEAFIKLGTNFIFSEEKMDTYKAELFKELKKGVNKTYFNASLAYGDQVAEHILAWADGDMYKQTRTFPKFTVTDDPTRWQPTPPGYMEAIEPSWSRIRPFAIDSATQFVPERPTPFDMTVGSPFYKEVMEVYTVGNNLSEEEKEIASFWDCNPYVMNVTGHVMAATKKITPGGHWIGIVKIACQKEETQPMKTAAAYALTSIALADGFISCWDEKFRSNLIRPETLINKHIDEEWLPLLQTPPFPEYTSGHSVISNAAAIALSSIFGDNFAFDDDTEVKYGLPIRSFTSFIDASEEAAISRMYGGIHYMPAIANGVTQGKALGKYVIDKVSLKNESIAQKED; this is encoded by the coding sequence GTGAAAAAGATACATGAGATGAAGAAGCATTACTTATTACTGGCACTGACCGTATTACTTTTTAGTGCCTGTGACTCGGGTAAGAAAGAAATTACGATATCGTCAGATGTATATCATGACTCAATGGAGAAACTCTCAGAGGTCATTGTTCATGACATATTTTCGCCACCTGTGGCAAGCCGAATTTATGCCTACCCGAGTATCGGTATGTACGAAATTTTGGCTAAAACCGACCCAGCTTACAAAAGTCTGGCAGGGCAATTAACAGAGCTCACGGCCATCCCTGAACCTACAGAAGAAGTGAGCTATGAACTGGCTGCACTTGAAGCATTTATTAAGCTTGGTACCAACTTCATTTTCTCTGAGGAGAAAATGGATACCTACAAAGCCGAACTATTCAAAGAGCTAAAGAAAGGGGTGAATAAAACTTATTTTAATGCCTCTTTGGCTTATGGAGATCAAGTAGCGGAACATATCTTGGCTTGGGCCGATGGCGATATGTACAAGCAAACACGTACTTTCCCCAAATTTACAGTAACTGATGACCCGACCAGATGGCAACCAACCCCTCCCGGGTATATGGAGGCAATCGAACCAAGTTGGTCTAGAATAAGACCGTTTGCGATCGATTCGGCTACACAGTTTGTTCCCGAACGACCTACTCCTTTTGATATGACTGTTGGAAGCCCTTTTTACAAAGAGGTTATGGAAGTGTATACTGTGGGTAATAACCTATCTGAAGAGGAAAAAGAAATTGCCTCTTTCTGGGATTGCAATCCCTATGTAATGAATGTGACGGGTCATGTAATGGCTGCGACTAAAAAGATTACACCGGGTGGACACTGGATAGGCATTGTGAAAATTGCTTGTCAGAAAGAAGAAACCCAGCCTATGAAAACAGCAGCTGCCTATGCTTTGACCTCAATCGCCTTAGCAGATGGATTTATTAGCTGTTGGGATGAGAAATTTAGAAGTAATCTGATCAGACCAGAGACCCTGATCAATAAGCATATTGATGAAGAATGGTTGCCACTATTGCAAACGCCTCCATTTCCAGAATATACCAGCGGCCACTCTGTAATCTCAAATGCAGCGGCTATAGCTTTAAGTTCAATTTTTGGAGACAACTTCGCTTTTGACGATGATACGGAAGTTAAATATGGTCTTCCTATCCGATCATTTACTTCATTTATCGATGCCTCAGAAGAAGCGGCTATCAGCAGGATGTACGGCGGGATTCATTACATGCCGGCCATTGCAAATGGCGTGACTCAAGGGAAAGCACTTGGGAAATATGTAATCGATAAAGTGTCGCTAAAAAATGAAAGCATAGCGCAGAAAGAAGACTAA
- a CDS encoding CHAT domain-containing protein encodes MIEQLKELRLITILLILGGLVHPLLNYQLSGQDNAELLMGKAKEYSQIYDFDNAIETLERASSLYLKKQDSLNYFFARIKVASQLAKKRSFEEAYSVISGIINRNENSQILLEAYITKAEILRLSRKWPEVLETLNSTSRFMDGNSYKGVLGIARSKVIQGKTEAATGKFTEALTSLTESLAIYDSLNLKPELAQVYYELGRVNSMNSDPNNALIHLNKADLINTAVASSKKSFFIAKVYSQLGMAYSQLGMYPNALQELFKATDIARELNPESEELIIALTRISGVYNDMEQPKEGISSMKEAANLAELIYGQNSLETIATYRALGRAYLVDGVYNGAYEIARKNALASYNKALELLKTHFPEEQKNLATLTYDIGTVELYFGNADEGLRLMANGLEIAMKIPFGFKPKATKLANDLAVAFLSKPEGPQPDSAMKYFQKALVASTKNFKSELLEINPQIDDVVTTYEFYRAIIGKSYSMDIKYEIEPKTELLTYAFDATLIADSIANKLRELPLGYTNKTILNSGIAESQHYAIRIAHKLFEITADYKYAEFAYTFFEKSKANQAFFDLNPPDIPKSYIDQEEAIGKELSLLETLVYTKESKIENLDNRKLKDLKERILQLNKQLLGLRQKIKRDFPNYYSLKYNNNYLNIDETREKLLGDKELLLNYNIFGRSMYSFRIDKSGFDFIKHLDGSDSTLFKYIDQFTRQLKRPGSTPQNISEMKSSSSKLSELLFTDSLDFSRYNKVTIIADGILHKIPFEVLLTKGVDAELEDHDLPFLIKTHDVRYATSATSLKQLNSSKKHSGQKVLAFAPLFNIKSTNNPSNFDSTRATMGNLAYTQGEVTAIKDHFDTKLLLDLEATERAFRKNASDYAVVHLATHGIIDEENSLYSRLLFSPFDQDSISDGYLNMREILGLDVPANMVVLSACNSGSGKILSGEGALSIANGFFYAGAKSVIMTHWTANDNSTANIMGAFYSYLAKGQTKSQAMRNAKLAYLRENDGLLAHPYYWAHFTVNGDDSPIVKAGIAWYYWIIILLISIGVIGLMIRRKKTALSLTE; translated from the coding sequence ATGATTGAACAGTTGAAAGAACTCCGGTTAATCACTATTCTACTTATTTTAGGCGGTTTAGTTCACCCTCTCTTAAACTATCAATTAAGTGGTCAGGACAATGCTGAGCTTCTTATGGGAAAGGCTAAGGAATATTCTCAAATCTATGATTTTGATAATGCGATTGAGACATTAGAAAGGGCTTCATCCCTCTATTTGAAAAAACAAGATTCTCTCAACTATTTCTTTGCCAGAATAAAAGTAGCCTCCCAGCTTGCCAAAAAAAGAAGTTTTGAAGAAGCATATAGCGTCATTAGCGGTATTATTAATAGAAACGAGAATTCTCAAATACTATTAGAAGCATATATTACAAAGGCCGAAATCCTAAGGCTATCACGAAAATGGCCTGAAGTCTTGGAGACTCTTAACTCCACTTCGAGATTTATGGATGGAAACTCCTATAAGGGAGTTTTAGGGATTGCTCGTTCTAAGGTTATTCAGGGTAAAACCGAAGCAGCTACTGGAAAATTCACAGAGGCATTGACCTCCCTAACCGAAAGCCTTGCGATATATGACAGCTTAAATCTAAAACCTGAGCTCGCCCAAGTTTATTATGAACTTGGCAGAGTTAATTCAATGAACTCTGATCCTAATAATGCGCTCATTCACCTTAATAAAGCTGACTTAATAAATACTGCAGTCGCAAGCAGCAAAAAGAGTTTTTTTATAGCCAAGGTTTACTCACAACTTGGAATGGCATACTCGCAATTAGGAATGTATCCAAATGCATTACAAGAGCTCTTTAAAGCCACAGATATCGCAAGAGAGTTAAACCCAGAAAGTGAAGAGTTAATAATTGCTTTAACTAGAATTTCGGGGGTCTACAATGATATGGAACAGCCAAAAGAAGGAATATCTTCAATGAAAGAAGCAGCCAACCTTGCCGAACTTATCTACGGGCAGAACTCTTTAGAAACGATTGCCACCTATAGGGCTTTAGGAAGAGCTTACCTTGTAGACGGTGTATATAACGGAGCATACGAAATTGCTCGGAAAAATGCTTTGGCAAGTTACAATAAGGCTTTAGAATTATTGAAAACTCATTTCCCTGAAGAGCAAAAGAATCTTGCAACTTTGACCTACGATATAGGGACAGTTGAACTTTACTTTGGAAATGCAGATGAAGGGTTAAGGCTAATGGCTAATGGTTTGGAAATTGCCATGAAAATTCCTTTTGGTTTTAAGCCAAAGGCTACTAAACTGGCAAACGATTTGGCCGTTGCATTTTTATCTAAACCTGAAGGGCCTCAGCCTGATTCAGCCATGAAGTACTTTCAAAAAGCATTAGTGGCTAGTACTAAAAACTTCAAAAGTGAACTCCTTGAGATTAACCCGCAAATTGATGACGTGGTTACTACATATGAGTTTTATCGAGCAATCATTGGGAAGTCGTATTCAATGGATATTAAATACGAGATAGAACCTAAAACTGAGTTATTAACCTATGCTTTTGATGCTACACTAATAGCAGATAGCATTGCAAATAAACTGAGAGAATTACCGCTAGGTTATACTAATAAGACCATACTAAATTCTGGAATTGCGGAAAGTCAACATTATGCTATCAGAATTGCGCACAAACTTTTTGAGATTACAGCTGATTATAAGTATGCAGAGTTTGCCTACACCTTCTTTGAAAAAAGTAAAGCTAATCAGGCATTTTTTGATCTTAATCCACCAGATATCCCCAAATCTTACATAGATCAAGAAGAAGCGATCGGCAAGGAACTCTCTTTGTTAGAAACGCTTGTTTATACCAAGGAAAGCAAGATAGAGAACTTGGATAATCGAAAGTTGAAAGACCTTAAGGAACGCATATTACAATTAAACAAGCAATTGTTAGGACTAAGGCAAAAAATCAAGCGCGATTTCCCTAACTACTACTCATTAAAGTACAATAACAATTATTTGAATATTGATGAGACAAGAGAAAAGCTATTGGGCGATAAAGAACTCCTTTTAAACTACAATATCTTTGGCAGAAGTATGTATTCATTCAGAATTGATAAATCAGGGTTCGATTTTATTAAGCACCTAGACGGGTCAGATTCCACCTTATTTAAGTACATAGATCAATTTACAAGGCAACTAAAAAGGCCTGGTAGTACTCCCCAAAATATTTCAGAAATGAAGTCTTCATCTTCCAAATTATCTGAATTATTATTTACTGACTCTTTGGATTTTAGTCGTTACAATAAGGTTACTATAATTGCTGATGGCATACTTCATAAAATTCCTTTTGAGGTTCTACTGACGAAAGGAGTTGATGCAGAATTAGAGGACCATGACCTACCCTTTCTAATAAAGACCCATGATGTTAGATATGCTACCTCTGCCACTTCTTTAAAACAACTTAATTCATCAAAAAAGCATTCTGGCCAAAAAGTCTTAGCCTTCGCTCCTTTATTCAATATCAAAAGCACAAACAACCCATCAAATTTTGATTCGACAAGAGCAACTATGGGAAATCTTGCCTATACCCAAGGCGAAGTGACAGCTATAAAAGATCATTTTGATACCAAGCTTCTTTTAGACCTCGAAGCGACTGAAAGAGCCTTCCGAAAAAATGCATCCGATTATGCAGTAGTGCACTTGGCTACTCATGGCATAATTGATGAGGAAAATTCTCTATACTCAAGGTTACTGTTTTCTCCATTTGATCAGGACTCTATTAGTGATGGGTACTTAAATATGAGGGAAATTCTTGGCTTAGATGTTCCAGCGAACATGGTTGTCCTCAGCGCTTGTAATTCAGGTTCAGGTAAAATATTATCAGGAGAAGGTGCTTTAAGTATTGCGAATGGCTTCTTCTACGCGGGTGCTAAAAGTGTGATAATGACGCATTGGACAGCTAACGACAATAGCACCGCGAATATAATGGGTGCTTTTTACAGTTACCTAGCTAAGGGTCAAACCAAAAGTCAAGCTATGAGAAATGCCAAATTGGCTTATCTAAGAGAAAATGACGGCCTCTTGGCACATCCTTATTATTGGGCGCACTTCACAGTAAATGGCGATGACAGTCCTATTGTAAAAGCGGGTATTGCCTGGTACTATTGGATAATCATTTTATTGATAAGCATAGGTGTAATAGGCTTGATGATAAGAAGAAAGAAAACTGCTTTATCACTGACTGAATAA
- a CDS encoding class I lanthipeptide, translating into MKKQKFNGKLRLKKNVISNLSAGALRGGTNDSFLPQCELTFDTCNTGSLCTYGCPPIETQHVDCRTEHVQTDCRCL; encoded by the coding sequence ATGAAAAAGCAAAAATTTAACGGAAAACTGAGATTAAAGAAAAATGTGATTTCTAATCTTAGTGCTGGTGCACTAAGGGGAGGTACGAATGACAGTTTCTTACCTCAATGCGAACTAACCTTTGACACTTGTAATACAGGTTCACTCTGTACATACGGTTGCCCTCCGATAGAAACGCAACATGTAGACTGTAGAACTGAACATGTCCAAACTGACTGTCGTTGTCTATAA
- a CDS encoding RNA polymerase sigma factor, whose translation MGEKEKSSKLVERILSVNPKKRSTALTQVYNECFPMVKRYIVKNNGSVEEAKDIFQETITIVYHNLIEQKYRGESALNKYIIGIARNLWLLKLRKKDVPTVTIDGQHSLTQEPDEKLDTHLVSYVLEHLNSGCRNILKWFYFETQSMEEIAKNLNLGSAQAAKTKKLRCMKKLASLIKEHGLEKHHFTL comes from the coding sequence ATGGGAGAAAAAGAAAAAAGCTCAAAATTAGTTGAGCGAATACTTTCTGTCAATCCAAAAAAGAGAAGCACTGCTCTTACACAAGTCTATAATGAATGTTTTCCAATGGTAAAACGGTACATAGTCAAAAACAATGGCAGTGTAGAGGAAGCTAAAGACATTTTTCAAGAAACCATTACCATAGTCTATCATAATCTGATTGAACAAAAATACAGAGGAGAGTCCGCTTTAAACAAGTACATTATCGGCATAGCAAGAAACCTATGGCTGCTAAAGCTTCGCAAAAAAGACGTCCCTACGGTAACAATAGATGGACAGCACAGCTTAACTCAAGAGCCCGACGAAAAGTTAGATACGCATCTTGTAAGTTATGTCTTAGAGCACTTGAATTCAGGTTGTCGTAACATTCTCAAATGGTTTTATTTTGAAACTCAGAGCATGGAAGAGATAGCTAAAAATCTTAATCTTGGTAGCGCACAAGCTGCCAAAACAAAGAAATTAAGGTGCATGAAAAAATTGGCTAGCTTAATCAAAGAACACGGCCTAGAAAAACATCATTTCACACTATGA